Part of the Deltaproteobacteria bacterium genome, CATGGTCACAGCTCCATGGTTGGGGATCGCGGGCGGCCCGCCGGAGGGGCCCAGCCTTCGAGCCGGGCGGAAAAGTGCTTGCCGCAGGCGCAACACTGGATGTCGGGCAGCACGCTGTCCTCGACGAGGTCGTAGGAGAGCAGCAGCTCCTGGCCGCAGGCACAGATGAGGTGGAGGACCGCGCGGGTCTCTATCTCTACCCACCAGGTGCCGGGCTGGGTGGTGGCACTCACAGCTCGTTCCCCCAGGAGCACCAGCCCGCCCTCGGCCGCCGCGCGAAAAACTCCACGCGGGGCCCCGGCGAGATCCACTCGATCCGCTCGTACTGCTCGTCGGGCTTGCGGCTATGCTCGCGCTTGGGTGTGAGGATCGCCTGCTGGGGGTAGGCGAACTCGGGGACCATGGCCGGGCCGGTGGAGCACAGGAGCAGCAGCTCGGAGTCGTGGCGGATGTACTGGCCGAGGCCGGGCCGGGTGCGGGTGTGGTTGGTGGGGTCGAGCTTGATCCACGGCACGAAGGTGATCTGCCGGAAGCGCTTGGCAGGCACCGCCGGGCCGCCGAAGAGGTCGCCCTGCTGCCCCTGGCCGAGCAGGTCGAGCAGCCGGAAGGCGAGGTGGATCTGGCTGGGCGCCCACAGCCAGAGGTGGCAGCTCTCGGCCGGCCGCCACTCCGGGGAGGCGAGCATCACCTCGGCGATGTCCTCGACCGAGAGCAGCGGGTAGTGGTTCTGGGCGCCGCGGCGGCCGCCGCCGGACTCCGAGCCCCAGGGGGGATCCGCGAGGATGCACTGGTAGCGCCGCTCGGCCATCAGCAGATCACCCCCGGAGAGCGCTGCGGGAACTGCAGCAGCCGCCCGTCCATTGCCGCCAGCCAGCCCACGGCCGGGACGACCGTCCAGCCGAGGTCCGCCGCGAGACGGATACCGAGGGGGATCTCGTAGGTGCGCATCGGGTCGGGGACCTGGGCTGGATGGCGCTGCACCTCTGGCTCGGCCAGCGCACGCAGCCTCACCTCCTGCTCTGGCGTCAGCGCCGGCAGCCGGCGGAAGAACGGGTGCCGCTCGAGGAAGGCCTCGAGAGCACGCCGCAGGTGGCCCCAGACGGTCACAGGTCGGACTCCGAGCTCCAGGTGGGCTGGCCCGGGGTGAGGCGATCGACGTGGCGGCCGCCGTGGCCGGCCGACTCGGTGCAGCAGATCCCGGTGTCGCCGAGAGACACGGCGCAGGTCGCCTCGAGCTCGGCCGCCCGTCTGTCGCGGTGCCGGTGCTCGGGGTCGACCTTCTCCCAGAGCACCCGGACGAGGCGGCGCAGCTCGGTGATCTCGTCGTGCTGGTGGAAGTCGATGATCAGACCAGGGCGGCCGTAATCAAACAGCTCGAGCAGCCGGACGACGTCCGGGTCGATTGGGCGGCGGCGGAAGGGAAGGAGGCTCACTTGCGCTTCCTCGCCTTCGCCGACCGCGCCTTCGCCGACCGCTCGATCTGGCTCTCGTAGGGCTTGGCCCAGAAGGCCTCGGCCTGGCCCACCGAGATCCCCTTGATGCCCTCGACGGCCTCGGGGTCGGCGAGGATCGCGTCCTTGTTGACCTCCTGCTTCGTGCGCAGGAAGCGCTCGAGGCCGTGGAGCTTCAGGGCCTCGATCACGACGCCGATCTTCGAGAGGCTCACCGACGGCGGCGAGGTGCGCCACCCGAGCTCGCCGGTGCCCAGGCGCACGGTCTTCTCCTTGCCCTGGAGCAGGCTCGTCTTGTGGGCCTCGGCCCAGGCCTGCAGGCCCTTGAAGAGGCGCTCGAGCTCCTCGGTGAGCGGCGCGGCCTTCGCCTCGTGCTCCTCCTTGATCTTGGCGAGCTTGTCGTTCATGCGGCGCTGGATCTCGTCGACCTGGCGCTGCAGGCGGCCGAGCTCGCCGAGGGCCTCCTCGGCGGCCTCGAGGGTCTGGGGGGTGTCGATCTCGGGAGCCTTGAGCTTTCTTGCGGTGGCCATCAGGAATACCTCCACTGCACGTGGCAGCTGGCGAAGAGCACGCTGGCGACCGTGACGCCGTCCTGGCGCTCGGTCGTGGGCGTACCCGGTAGGTCGATGAGAGCGTGGCCAGGCGCGACGGCGATCACCGGCTTGTCGCTGGTGACATCGACCGAGAGCACCTCGACCCCGCGTGAGGAGAGCTGGCGGACGGCGGAGCTCGCCTGGGCGAGCCGGCCGGCGATGTGGTCGTGGAGGCTCAGGCCCATGTCGTGGCGCCTCCGAGCTCCTTCCAGGCGGCCTCGAGGTGGGCGGCGCTCACCTGCTTCTGCCCAACACCCATGGAGAGCATGAGGGCCAGGCGCACGGTCTTGGAGACGGCGCGCAGCGCGCCGGGGCGCTGGGCGATCTCCTGGAGCTGGGCGACGGCCTTGGGGTCCTTGATGTTCCAGGCCTCGGCCAGGGCCGCGACGTCGTTGGTCTTCGGCCGGCTGAACTTCAGCCGCTTTCCGATGCGCGAGAAGAGCTGGGCGAAGCCCACGCTGCGGTCGCCACCGGTGAGCCGCCCGTAGACGATCTCGTTGCCGACGAGCGCCAGCCCGATCTCGGCGCCGTCGTGGATGGCCCGCAGGGTCTCGAGCGCCTGCACCGAGAGGTGCTGCGCCTCGTCGACGATGAGCAATCCCTTGGTGTCCTTGAGCCGCTGGACGATCTCCCGGTGCAGGCGGGAGGAGCTGCCGGCTACCCCCCGGAGTCCCACCGCCTCGGCGACCTCGTGGAGGGTGCCGTAGACCGACCGCGAGGCGGGGGTGATCGTCACCAGCCAGACGTTGGGGCGGGTGCGGGCGTAGCGGATCGCGGCGACGGTCTTGCCGACGCCGGCGGCGCCGTAGGCGAGCACCAGATCCTGCATCGTCTGGCCGTAGGAGAGCGCGGTGATGATCCGCTCGGCCGTGGGGGTCTCGATGTAGAAGGGCCCCTCGGGCAGCTTCGCCGTGGTCTCGGCGGCCTGGGCGCGGTGCTCGAGCCAGCGGGCGACCTTGGCGGTGACGGCGGTGTTGTCGCCCTTGTAGGTGCTCTTAAGCCAGCTGGAAATCGCGCTCTGATTGACGCCGACTTCTCTGGCGATCGCCTTCTGGGTCAGCCCCTCCGACTCGAGGACCCTGGTGACGGCGGCACGAGCCGCGTCCGCCTCCCGCCGCTCGGCGGCCTGCTGCAGCGAGACCACCTTCTCGTCGAGGTTCTGGTTCGACTTGCCATTCTGCTTTCGGGCCATGTAGGCTTCCTCCATCGTTTGCCACTGCGAGTAGGCGTTGTTCGCCCGGGTCAGGCCCCATGCCTGGCCCGGGCTTTTTTCGGTCAGCCGCCGCTTCCGGCGATCAAGTCGACGGCGCGCTTGAAGGCCGCGTCTCTCTGCTCCTGCTCTTCCTCGAGCTCCTCCTCGGAGCGCGCCGGGATGAACGCCGCGGTCAGCCTCGGGTGGACGAGCTCCACCGCCGCCGGCGCCGGATCGGGATCGTCCTCGAGCTCGGGCAGGCGGCCGGCGAGCTCGAGCACGTCCAGGCGCCGCTCGGCGTCCCGCTGCTCCTTCACCGCCCGGCGCCGCGACCGCTTCGCCTTGGCGTGCTCGCGGGCGGCGTCCTGGTCGGCGAAGCCGACGGCCAGCACGCAAGGCGCCTCACCCACGTAGTCACCCGAGAGGGTGTAGACGTGGACGGTCTCGTGCAGCCGCTCGGGGTCGAAGCGGACGATGAGCTTCTGACCCGCGAGGGCCGCGACCTCCTCCGACCAGTAGCGGTTGTTTGCGAGCCGCAGCGAGCCGTCGACCGTCGAGGCCCTGACCGCCTCGGCAGCCAGCAGCCACAGCCGCCGCTGCGCGGCCGAGGCCTTGCGCACTGTCGAGGCGAGGTAGCTCTCGGCGAAGGTCGCGTCGAAGGAGCGGCCGGCGCAGACGGTCGAGCGGCGACCCTCGCGGGTGTTGTGGGCCTTGATCTCCTGGTCGAGCACCCGCAAAAAAACCTCGAGGGGCACCGCGCGGGACTGGTAGTTCTCGGGCTTCGCCTGCGGGTTGTTGCCGGTGTAGGCGCCGGCGAAGGCCGGGTGCTTCGCCACGTACTCGCACAGGTCCCGAAACGCCCGCTCGATGGGCTTGGCCTGGCCGTGGTACGGGGTGGCCCAGTGGACCTGCACCCCGAGGCTGGTGAGCAGGCCCGCCGGGTCCTCGGCCTTCACCGTGAAGCGGTAGCGGGTCGCGGTGCCGCCGGTGATGACCTTCGCCGCGAAGCCCCGGCCGTTGTCGAGGTAGGCGTGCGAGGGGATGCCCCAGCGCTCGACCAGGTCGCCGAAGGCCAGGCGCACCGAGCCGGCGTGCTCGGTCTGGTCGACCCGGTAGGACAGGATCTTGCCCGAGTAGATGTCCTGCCAGGCCACCATCATCGGGCGATGGATCGTGCCGTCGGGCCATCGCGCAAAAACATCAAAGCGGTGGCCGTCGGCGTTGACCGCCTCGAGGGCGTCGAAGACCGAGTGGTCGCGCTGCTGCGCCGGGTAGGTGCGGGCGAGCGCCTCTTCGCCCTGGCGGGCGAGGACCAGCACCGGCCGAGGCAGCTCGGCGCGCAGGCGGCGCAGCAGGGCCGGGAGCGACGGGACGGTCCAGTCCTCGTGCCCCGCCAGGCGCTGCAGGCGCTCGTAGCAGGCCGAGGCCGCCGGCCGCTCGAGGCGCAGGTAGTCGGCCTTGAAGGCGTCCCAGGCCTCGGGGCTGCACTCGGCGCGGGCGGGGTTGCCGCGCCAGCGGGGGAGCAGGGCCGCCATCCAGTCGCTGCGATGCAGCCCGCGCACCTGCCGGCGCCACCGGTGCCAGGTGCCGCGGGCGATCCCATGACGCTCGCCCAGCTCATCGACGGCGGCCGTGACCGTCTTGCCCTCGGCGATGAGCTCCTCGAGCTCGTCGAGGAGGTGGGCGCGCCGCGCCCCATCTTCCTTCCGGCGGTCGGTGGCGCGCTCGAAGCGGCGCCACAGGTCGGCGCGCCGCGACTCGGGCGACGCCTCGGGCTCCGCCGCGCCCTCGCTCGAGGAGCGCCGCGCGAGGCAGGCCTGGGTCACCGCGGGGAGGGAGTCGAGGTGATACTCGAGGCCGCCGCCGCGCGCCTTGCGCTGGCGTGATTGCCAGCTCTCCCGCCGAGCGCGGAGGGTGATGCCCCGGGTCGTTCCGGGGAGACCGGGCAGGCCGGCGAGCTCGGCGGTGGAGAGCCAGACCTTCACGAGGCGGGCACCTCCGACGATGCCTCGCCACTCGACGAGATCAGGTGGTTGAAGCCGCAGCGGCAGGACGCCTTGAGGAGGTGTCGGTAGAGGGGCTGGTAGGTGACGACCTCTCCGCACTCGGGGCACTGGCGACGGTCGCCGGCGCGGACCTCGTCGCCTCGCTCGAGGATCGACTCGCGCGCCCACCGGTGCCGCGGGAAGGGGATCACCTGTGCGGCCATCAGGCGGCGCCCTCCTCGGCGGAGAGCTTCGGCTTGAATCGCCGGTCGATCCGCGCGCCGTGCTCGTCGTAGCGCTCGGGCCAGATATCCGAGGCGGGAACGCCGAGCTGCGCGGCGACGGCGGCCTCGACTCGACGGGAGCCTTGGCGCAGCCCGTGCGAGACCGAGGACTGACCAATGCCCAGTTCCAGAGCCAGAGCAGAGATCGTCACGCCCCGAATGGCGAGTTGCCACTTGACCCACTCCACCCGCTGTCGCGAATCGGTTACGGGTTCTGCTATGGTGGCGCGGGTTCCAATACGTATGTACGATAATCGCTACGTTCGTAGCTACAGTCAAGCACAATCGTATCGCTTGCCGCTATGTTCGTATTTTGGCTCCTGGAGGCCGAAATGGCTGAAACCGACCAACAGGCCTTCGCCGATCGTGTCCGCTCCATCGCCGAGCAGATGGGAGGAGCAAGGCAGCTTGCGGAGGCCGCTGGGGTATCTGAGGCAGTCGTGCGGAAGTGGTGGTCCGCAAGGTCCGACCCGACGCGCTCTGCCCTCATAGGTCTCGCGTCAGCAGCGGGCGTCAGTCTGGATTGGCTCGCGACCGGCGAGGGTGAGGCGACCCCAACCCCCGCCGGCATCGACGGCGAGCTACTCTCCTGGGTGCTGCGGTTCCGATCGCTCGAGGAGCTCGCCCTGGACCGGAAGCACCCGGAGTGGGCCAAGGACGCCCAGGCCGCCATCGCCCACTTCGTGAAGGCCGGCCAGGTCCGCTACCCGTCGCCTCACGACAAGGTCCGCTTCACCATCGGCGTCTCACTCGTGCACGCCAGCACGATCGAGCGGGTCTACAACAACACCCTCAAGCAACCACCCGAGGATCGCTTCGGCTACATCGCCCGGATGTACGAGGGCTTCGTCACCCACGCCCTCGCCAAGCGAGCCGAGAACGACGCCCGCCGCGAGGCCGAAGGCAAGCCACTTCCGAAGAGAAAAAAGAGGAAGTCCTGAATGGGAGTCGCAAGGCGAACCGAAACCGTGATCTCAGAGAAGTACAGGTTTCCCATCTTGTTCTCGGTCCTCTGCGCCATCTTAGTCGTCGCGTTTCTGTTGGGGCGGCACATGGATGCGGGTCTGGGCGGAACGGTTGTCATCGGGGTTGCTCTAGTGGTCAGCTCGGCGCTGACCTACGTCTTGATGGAGTTCCTTTGTCTCCACTTGTTGCACTTGCTCGGGTTCAGCCGCCCGCTATGCCG contains:
- a CDS encoding MT-A70 family methyltransferase, producing MAERRYQCILADPPWGSESGGGRRGAQNHYPLLSVEDIAEVMLASPEWRPAESCHLWLWAPSQIHLAFRLLDLLGQGQQGDLFGGPAVPAKRFRQITFVPWIKLDPTNHTRTRPGLGQYIRHDSELLLLCSTGPAMVPEFAYPQQAILTPKREHSRKPDEQYERIEWISPGPRVEFFARRPRAGWCSWGNEL
- a CDS encoding host-nuclease inhibitor Gam family protein, whose translation is MATARKLKAPEIDTPQTLEAAEEALGELGRLQRQVDEIQRRMNDKLAKIKEEHEAKAAPLTEELERLFKGLQAWAEAHKTSLLQGKEKTVRLGTGELGWRTSPPSVSLSKIGVVIEALKLHGLERFLRTKQEVNKDAILADPEAVEGIKGISVGQAEAFWAKPYESQIERSAKARSAKARKRK
- a CDS encoding AAA family ATPase, yielding MARKQNGKSNQNLDEKVVSLQQAAERREADAARAAVTRVLESEGLTQKAIAREVGVNQSAISSWLKSTYKGDNTAVTAKVARWLEHRAQAAETTAKLPEGPFYIETPTAERIITALSYGQTMQDLVLAYGAAGVGKTVAAIRYARTRPNVWLVTITPASRSVYGTLHEVAEAVGLRGVAGSSSRLHREIVQRLKDTKGLLIVDEAQHLSVQALETLRAIHDGAEIGLALVGNEIVYGRLTGGDRSVGFAQLFSRIGKRLKFSRPKTNDVAALAEAWNIKDPKAVAQLQEIAQRPGALRAVSKTVRLALMLSMGVGQKQVSAAHLEAAWKELGGATTWA
- a CDS encoding transposase domain-containing protein, which gives rise to MKVWLSTAELAGLPGLPGTTRGITLRARRESWQSRQRKARGGGLEYHLDSLPAVTQACLARRSSSEGAAEPEASPESRRADLWRRFERATDRRKEDGARRAHLLDELEELIAEGKTVTAAVDELGERHGIARGTWHRWRRQVRGLHRSDWMAALLPRWRGNPARAECSPEAWDAFKADYLRLERPAASACYERLQRLAGHEDWTVPSLPALLRRLRAELPRPVLVLARQGEEALARTYPAQQRDHSVFDALEAVNADGHRFDVFARWPDGTIHRPMMVAWQDIYSGKILSYRVDQTEHAGSVRLAFGDLVERWGIPSHAYLDNGRGFAAKVITGGTATRYRFTVKAEDPAGLLTSLGVQVHWATPYHGQAKPIERAFRDLCEYVAKHPAFAGAYTGNNPQAKPENYQSRAVPLEVFLRVLDQEIKAHNTREGRRSTVCAGRSFDATFAESYLASTVRKASAAQRRLWLLAAEAVRASTVDGSLRLANNRYWSEEVAALAGQKLIVRFDPERLHETVHVYTLSGDYVGEAPCVLAVGFADQDAAREHAKAKRSRRRAVKEQRDAERRLDVLELAGRLPELEDDPDPAPAAVELVHPRLTAAFIPARSEEELEEEQEQRDAAFKRAVDLIAGSGG
- a CDS encoding helix-turn-helix domain-containing protein; the encoded protein is MEWVKWQLAIRGVTISALALELGIGQSSVSHGLRQGSRRVEAAVAAQLGVPASDIWPERYDEHGARIDRRFKPKLSAEEGAA